From the Saccharomonospora marina XMU15 genome, the window CTGCGGGGCCACCTTGACGCCGCCGGTGTTGATCAGGTCGTCGGCCCTGCCGAGCACCTCCAGCCTGCCTGCACCGTCGATGCGGCCTACGTCGCCGGTGTGGAACCAGCCGTCCACGAAGGCCGCGGCCGTCTCGTCGGGACGCAGCCGGTAGCCGTCGGCGAGCACGTCGCCGGAGATCTCGATGCGCTCGCCTTCGCCGATTTGCACCCGCACGCCGCGCAGCGCCACGCCGTCGTAGACGCAACCGCTTGCGGTCTCGCTCATGCCGTACGCCGACACCACGTTGACCCCGGCGGCCGTTGCACGCCGCCGCAGCTCGTCCGGCAGCGCCGCGCCGCCGACGACGACCGAGCCGAACCCGGCAAGGCCCGCTCCCCCCGCGTCGAGCAGCCGGGTGAGCTGTGTGGGGACCAGTGCCGTGTAGTGCGGCCCCTGCGTTTGCAGCAGTTGCCCCGCCGCGACCTCGAACGCCTCGGGGGAGAAACCCCCCGACGTGTCCAGCACGAGGGGCGGTGCCCCCGCAAGGTGCGAGCGCACCAGCACCTGCAGGCCACCGATGTAGTGCGCGGGCGTGGCGAGCAGCCACCTGCCGGGCCCGCCGAGCCGCTCGTGCGTGGCGTTCGCGGAGGTCAGCAACGCCCGTGCGGACAGCAACACGCCCTTGGGCGAGCCGGTCGAACCCGATGTCGGCATGAGCACCGCGGTGCCTTCCTCGACCGGCTCGTCCGGCGCCATCGCGGCCAGCAACTCCTCTGAGCCGGGGTTGCGTGGATCGAGCGGCAGCACGGCGGGGCCGCCGCCCAGTGCGTCGAGCACGGCGCGCCGAAGCCGCTCGACCGAGGCAGGCGTGCCGTCGGTCCACACAACACGCGGCGGTGCCATGTCCAGGCCCGTCAGTAGTAGTAGGGGTAGTCGGACCAGTCGGGTTCGCGCTTCTGCAGGAACGCGTCGCGGCCCTCGACGGCCTCGTCCTGCATGTAGGCCAACCGGGTGGTCTCGCCCGCGAACACCTGCTGGCCGACGAGCCCGTCGTCGACGAGATTGAACGCGTACTTGAGCATGCGCTGCGCGGTGGGGGACTTGCCCACCACCTGCCATGCCCACTCCAGCGCCTCCGCCTCCAGCCGCTCGTGCGGCACGGCCTTGTTGACCGCGCCCATCGCGTGCGCCTGTTCCGCAGTGTAGGTCCGGCCGAGGAAGAAGATCTCGCGGGCGAACTTCTGGCCGACCTGCCTGGCGAGGTAGGCCGACCCGAATCCGCCGTCGAAGGAACCGACATCGGCGTCGGTCTGCTTGAACCGCGCGTGCTCCGCCGAGGCCAGCGTGAGATCGCACACAACGTGCAGCGAGTGACCACCGCCTGCCGCCCAGCCGGGTACCACCGCGATGACGACTTTCGGCATGAACCTGATCAGCCGCTGCACTTCCAGGATGTGGAGCCTGCCCGCCCGCGCCGGGTCGATGGTGTCCGAGGTCTCGCCGCTGGCGTACTGATAGCCGGAGCGACCGCGAATACGCTGGTCACCACCAGAGCAGAACGCCCAACCGCCGTCGGAGGGCGAAGGTCCGTTGCCGGTGAGGAGGACACAGCCGACGTCGGAGCTCATCCGGGCGTGGTCGAGCGCGCGGTACAGCTCGTCGACGGTGTGCGGGCGGAAGGCGTTACGCACCTCCGGCCGGTTGAACGCCACCCGGACGACGCGCTTGCCGGATCGGGTTCCAGTCGAACGGTGGTAGGTGATGTCGGTGAAGTCGAAGCCCTCGATCTCCTCCCACGCGGTGGGGTCGAACAGCTGCGATACCTGGGCGTCATGCACGCTTGGGAGAATATGTCGTGTGTCGACCACGCCTGAGGGGGCTCGCCAGTGAACCCTTCCACCGCCCAGGCGAGGGTCCTCGTGGACGAACTCGTCCGCAACACCGTCTCCCACGTGGTGCTCAGCCCCGGCTCGCGTAACGCACCACTTTCGCTGGCACTCTACGACGCCGCCGCGGCAGGCAAGCTCAGCCTGCACGTGCGCATCGACGAGCGGGGAGCCGCCTTCCTCGCGCTCGGCATCGCCGCCCGCACCGGCCGACCGGTCGCACTCGTGTGCACCTCGGGCACCGCTGCCGCCAACTTCCACCCCGCCGTGTTGGAGGCGGACCGGGCAGGGGTGCCGCTGATCGTGCTGACGGCCGACCGGCCCCCGGAACTTCGTGCCGCGGGCGCCAACCAGGTGATCGACCAGCACGCGCTCTACGGCGGCGCGGTGCGCTACTTCGACGAGCTCGCCGTCGCCGAACGCAGGGCCGGGCAGAACGCCTACT encodes:
- the menE gene encoding o-succinylbenzoate--CoA ligase; protein product: MAPPRVVWTDGTPASVERLRRAVLDALGGGPAVLPLDPRNPGSEELLAAMAPDEPVEEGTAVLMPTSGSTGSPKGVLLSARALLTSANATHERLGGPGRWLLATPAHYIGGLQVLVRSHLAGAPPLVLDTSGGFSPEAFEVAAGQLLQTQGPHYTALVPTQLTRLLDAGGAGLAGFGSVVVGGAALPDELRRRATAAGVNVVSAYGMSETASGCVYDGVALRGVRVQIGEGERIEISGDVLADGYRLRPDETAAAFVDGWFHTGDVGRIDGAGRLEVLGRADDLINTGGVKVAPQVVEQALTAHPSVASACVVALPDAKWGQVVAAAVVPSGAPPPAAQLREAARAELGGPGVPKVLRFVSELPLLGPGKVDRAAVRALLRGSSGH
- a CDS encoding 1,4-dihydroxy-2-naphthoyl-CoA synthase encodes the protein MHDAQVSQLFDPTAWEEIEGFDFTDITYHRSTGTRSGKRVVRVAFNRPEVRNAFRPHTVDELYRALDHARMSSDVGCVLLTGNGPSPSDGGWAFCSGGDQRIRGRSGYQYASGETSDTIDPARAGRLHILEVQRLIRFMPKVVIAVVPGWAAGGGHSLHVVCDLTLASAEHARFKQTDADVGSFDGGFGSAYLARQVGQKFAREIFFLGRTYTAEQAHAMGAVNKAVPHERLEAEALEWAWQVVGKSPTAQRMLKYAFNLVDDGLVGQQVFAGETTRLAYMQDEAVEGRDAFLQKREPDWSDYPYYY